AGccgaggaacacacacacacacacacactgctcttgaCAATCTTCCATATAATTAGGGCTGATGTGTGAGCTTTTAACTGTAGAGCTACAGCTGTGAGAGCTGGTAAACACATGCAGAGAACAGTGGGAGCGTGAGAAAAAACAATAGAGAGGAAAATATAATTCATACAATGACAGTGATAACAGTAAGAATAAAAGGAGGAATGAAATCTTACTCCTAAGGTTATTCTCCTTGTTATTCCTGTGTTTATAAACTAACAGAGGTGAGTGAAAGCTGACAGAAGCAGAGTAAATATTAGACGTGCGCACTGATATTTCATATTAAAGATATATGAAGGAAATTAAAGTAATGATGTGCGCTATTTTCTTATAAATAAATTTCTATTTTGCTACTAtcactgatataacacaatagtgattcaacctatagccaatTCACGCTGTgtttacattgtctgttctaaacagccggtgtctggtagctcttttcccgggaaaaaatcctctggcgcacaggaagtgatgcgtttaacgtttctggtttgtttggaataaacagaagaagaagaagaactgggtagttagcatgagcagcgatagccaccatgactgaacagacagagaaaagagaaactcaaactgcatcaacagaaagtccaagctccgcccagactgtttgattgacaggtgatctgtgggaagtgcagtgcagaaacaccacagtgatgaggatgagcaacaaagatggagacaaaaccaaaaaaacgaGGAACataaggattaccactttaagtccttggttgaaaCATTAACAGTCTGGATCCTCTATAACTTTAGAGATACTATTATGGAAATATAAATTTTGCATTTTCCATTGCTCCATCAATACCattaagacagacagagagagggagaatatgagggagagagagggaaagatgacACAAATGATCATCAAGTTGTATCAAGgataacagacacacacacacagctacacacacaatCTAGGTCAAAAATACCAAATTGCAGTTTATTGAGAAGTCACAGTCACTTTTAAACAAAAACCTTAAGTGAAGCGTCATCAACAGTGTGTTTGGTCTGGTGACGCCTGGCTGAGCTGCGGTTCCATTCTGACAAACTCAACACTTTCGCGCTGTGAAGACACTAGTGGGTGTGAAACGAGCCAAAGCATCTTGTTACAGTTAAAATACAGCTCTCTTATACTCAAGTGACAAACATAACCCTCCTTTAATTCATCTCAtataaaatatcaataataaagTACATggtttgatatttacattgcgTTACAGCTGCAGCATGACAACCGCTGCTTAATAGCTAATTAGCTCTTCATTTCCAGGCAAAATACTTCTCCCATTCACAAGGTTTGGAAGACTTTTTTTGGTCCCATTTTaagtagaaaatgttttttttttctcaaagaggAATAAGTTCCGTTTTCTGTTGTGCAAAAGcatgaaaggcaaaaaaagagCATCAACATGGTCGGACATGGAGACTTGATAGGAGACATGATGTGAGATTAGAAGTGAGGAAGTGAAATGTACGCAGCATATAGGCCACATTAATAACAATATGCATTGGTTCTGCAATTGAAGTTTCTTAATCTATTGTTTACcaattgaagggtttcattccaacatgCGATGTATCTAAAAAGTTCCTGAAATTCATCTTtatttcaaacacacagacaattccatcctaaaaaaaaaatgcatcactttttccaaatggtagatatcACATGGATGGAATGATGCAGCTGATTTTTTCCCATTTCTACTGTAACAAtacagtaatcacattacttttgaCATAATATGTGATTACTCATTGGATTTCTCcgaaaaatatggaaaaaggcatttagacttttttcaacTCAGTCtcttattaaaaaatatttcactAACAACCATGGTGTTTGCTAaactgcccttgagcaaggcatgaACCCCAAAACTGGTGCACGTTTCCTCTGAAGAAATGCATTTGAAaggggtttttgtgtgtgtgtgtgtgtgtgtgtgtgtatctagagGGAAGAAAAGGATTCAAATTGATCTTATTACGTATAAATTATTCAACAAAGtaatcttcttcttcatcctctttaatccttctctctcctcccactgtctcctctccgcttggccccgccccctcctctaGTCGTCGTCTCTGTCTCTGGGCTTGAGGCCGGGGCATCCCGAGCAGCCGGTCAGTCCCTTCTCCTTCATGTTGTAGTCGAAGCGCGGCAGCACCAGGACGCTGGCGTCCGCCTCGCTCCTGGCGGCGCCGCTCGCCGctcgctcctcctccaccgTCATGATGTTCTCCACCAGGCACGTGATGGCCGCATCGATGTTGGTGttgtcctgcagagagagagagagggggaggatagagagagagagagagagagagagagagacagagttgagTGTTTGAAGTTGAACCGGCCTTCATCATATACACATAAGACGACGGTTACATCGTCTACGCCAGCTGCACACACAACAACGCAACAAAGTGCATCACAAGGAGCATTTCTCCCGTTCTTATGTAGCAAAATGTGCAGTTCTGAATTTTGTGACGCAACACTAGCGCATGTTGCAGTGTCACGCGTTTCAGGAACAGGCGATAATATCCAAATACTGCTAAATGAACAACTGCAAATGAAGAAGCAGTCGTTTCCGGAGTGAACACATACCAACAACCGTCGTAGTGTCCAACTTGTAAGTAGCTACCAGAGCCTGCAGTCTGATCCCAGTCTCTAAGCAGCTCAGTGTGGCAGCAGCCCAGCAGACTGCAGCGGGTCCTGTCATGGCTGATCAGAGGCGATACGATGAAAAATGTTGGAAATGCCTCTCTTCATCTAAGTTCTGCATGGGCAAAACGAGAGAAGAACATTCCCCATCTTGCATTCTCAGGCAATTTAAAGGGCAGGCataccatcttttttttttcaaactttttctttCAGTTGCGATTGAGAATGTATAAAAGCAGTCGTTCCTCTTCAGCAGCCATTTTTCCCACAGCACAACTTGAAAttaggcaaattcaggtcagtcagtcagtcagtcagacagtcagacacctgtcgcttcgtgagatgatgcacttcgtcagatggcctctagagggcgtctttgactgcgagatgcagtgttttCCATACAAAATCaggttggtcagtgtatagaaattgacctaaatcgatctctgatgtcacatcacgtcatgtttgtcatgtggagatgAACTGACAGccgaccagcagcactgaactcaatccacaatctgctccaaactcgcctgtgttagtaacaggatttgtaGACTGTAAcgcgtcttctgctgccctacaaactttaacggtgttattaccttgtggtatttaagtaacgttagtggaattaggtaattgaaccgtgtcgcagtgcttcagggcatagaattgaacacacacactgtggtctgtacaggatctgtgcttgttactGTAAACACCCGCAGAGGGTTTCTGGCTTCCCTCCTTGTGGATAAGCAGGTTATAACGCTCAAGGAAGCCCATCGACCCATCGATGTGCGTGTACAATGTAAGTAGAGCGCTTGCATATGTACAAACATGTGTTGAAGAAAGCCTGCCTTGTGTTAACTTTGTATCAGGCCTTAGTCTCACAGATACACAGAATGAGAGGatgaagagtgaaagagagggatagagaaacagagagagagagagacagatggagagtaTAAAGAATCATTTTAGCAGCACTTAAAACAGCCAGGCTTCCAACTTGCGCTTTAgtctcaaaaataaacaaattgaaTAAGTAGATAAACAAAATTCCAGTTAACCTAACGCAACACATCTACAACAATAAGATCCTTGTCCACAACCCTATAGGGGGCAGAAGTCCCTCAGTTACACATGACACTGTTTGAGCCTTGCTCCTgccaattaaagctgcactgggctgCTTTGCAGGCTGGCGGCCCCAAATAGCAGCAAGGGGAAAGCTTGAATTTTGAAATTTTTCAGAAATCATGCAAATATGAGAAAACTGCACACTTCTCagacctaaatttcttcttcttagtgtttGGTGGGAGTGGCAAGGAGGTTTAGGGGCAAGGTTTGTATTTCGATTCGACACTTCCTGTGCCACAAAGAAAATTTCCCGCCAGTGATCATATCTGACACcaaaataatagaaataatataatatatttgggcaaatagggcgaatttacagtgtctcaattagtggggatgggacgctcttcactgtttttgtgatttaaactTTTACAAAAAAGCAtcttgcctatagtgcagctttaaaaaaaaagagaaagacttGAATGGGTGTACAGGTAAAAGAGTGaagtggaggagtgtgtgtgtgagagagagagagaaagagagagagagagaggaagagagagagaggtattaaGAAATTCACTGAGAAAAAAACGCAGTGACATTTGTttaaagagagaatgaggaaagagcagagagggaagagagacaaCAGATCAGAGTGTAAGATAATATTTGCATTCTGTGAGTGAGCAGTGTGAagacgtgcacgcacacacatacacacacacacacacacacacacacacacacatacacacacacacacacacacacacacatacacacaaacaatgaaGTTCTGAGTCATGACCATGATCATTTCAAGCTCTAAAACTTCtgctctctatttctgtctctgtcattctctctctcactgtgttttAAGGGGCTGGTGAGAACaagggatgcacacacacacacacacacacacacacacagaacagcatcttaccttggcggaggtctcgTACCAGCCGACGAAGCCGTGATCTCTAGAGAAGCTCTCCAGTTTGGGCATTTTGGAGCACAAACCCTGGCGCCGCTGGTCACACTTGTTAGCCAATAGAACGGCTGGAACCGGCCTCCCGTTGCCCAGGGCGACCTACCGCAACCAGGAAGTAGACGGTTGAGGAAACGCCACACCATTCCCTCACTGcttcgttcatccattcatttattcaagGAACGTGTATtgagttttgctccaaaatcAGATTTGTAACCCCCAAATGCATATATAATGTTTTGGAAATTAATTattgaaaattaaaatgcattatGTATCATTCCTCTAtgtttcctccatccatccctccttccatcagTTCACACTGAGGTTGCCAGGTCCATGTTTTACCTGCTTTCAAAGAGCAGAGTGAAAGCTGGAGACCTTGGCCAAGTCTCTGACTCCCACACTCATCCACCGCTCTATTCACTCGCCTACACACtctgaaggaaaaatccaccttaacacacctttaacactgttaacaaACAGCTACgggtgatgtactttgcattcctGGGCTCATTTAGTTGTttgctggtgtatttttcttattcttgtggataactggccaaacaagTTACGTCacatcacattgagatatttccagcagctacaatggaaaatgttttagcaatttaaaacatgaatggtaaacgtcaggttttggtgtcagtccctcagaatcgaCAGTccctagagccgccattttgcaccgatgttcaacaacgatacagggagaaatccatcgtagaagaggcagagagaccaatttctccacccaccgcagcctcaatagaccagaatgcaatgcagctacaagacatgtttGGCTCCACCTTCACTAAGATCAGAGTAAAGTTAGTTtgatgttggatgttggataTCCAATATCAAGACCCTCACTAACCTGTAAAGCAAACAAGTTAAAGCACACTACTTCCTaacttcttccctccctctcttcccctctctctcggtTTACCTTGGAGTCCAGGTCTCCTTTCCACTTGAGGATGGCCTGAAACGTGGAGAGCCGGGTCATGTCGAAGACGACCAGCGCCCCCACCGCCTCTCTGTAGTACACACGAGTCATGTTGCCATAGCGTTCCTGACCTGGGAGCAAATACATgaaagtttaaataaaggacAACAGAGTaaatatagtttatagttatagttatagggTTTTGTTCCTGCTATTAGTTGTTGATTTGCAAAAATTCccacactgagtgtgtgtgcagcttaTCTAGACTGAAAGATCCTTGTAGCACCACAAATGTGACTTGAACAATAGGGAAGTGAATAAACAGTTCAACCACTCAGGAGGTTTGGAAAGGGCTTTGAAAAGGTCAGTCACATATTGTTACTTTCTGGCCGAGCTGCAACGCAGGAACTCCTCATAAGTTTCACCTGACAAGTTGATTAGATACCTAAAGCTATTCTGAACTCTGAGATTAACTTTATTAGAGACATTATGCCtgaatttaacttaaaataGAGACCAAAAAAGATCTTGAAGATGTAGGGAGTCTCAGTCTTTGTGGTTTGCCAGAAGGTGAAAACTGTTTTAAtaattaaagtcacactgaaatgaatcACCTTTTTAACTCATTTTAACTATCATACAATACacttatttgacaatttatgccacaaaaaagaaagacaatcattttcttgtatttctatatcaATATggcattacttttacttcctggaaaacagaaaatctttcgtggtgacatcatcgtgtaccaggaggcataaatataaattctagccaataaaacatcacagatttttgaacaatcccgcccctctgcccctcccatcaaataaagcagcctttctctccctaactgatctcccattggtttacacttttgaataatccctccctgtgttatatcccaccccaacatcctgtttcaacaggaaatacatcacattaaggaagcaagatgctctcaaaatgccgtttcattgtgGCTTTAAATTAAGTACGggcatttgaagagtttcattccaaagtgagatattcaccattttaAGAATGTGACATTACTAAATATATGATTGCTGGCAAGAAAATCAAACGCATTATAGATTGTTATTTAAGTTATTTGCTATCTAAAGACCCTTTGCAATATGCTTACCTGTGTAATACATTTGTCTAAATAATGTAATCATTTGTATTTTGGTAATATTGATCAGTGAACATTTCAGGTTTGGGAATGAACACTTAATTATCCTGGGAAAGTTGACTAAGCgctcttgctctttttcagcgaCACCCTGcatcacattcatacagttcaacACATATaaatgtttcattccaaaattaaatATCTCAAATGAGATTTTGcgaaatgcataaaatgtaataatgtccaagttgtttttcatactgctGACTTCCATCCTGACTCGAGTTAAAAATTATCTTCTGTGACTCAAACTGTAACTAAGAGTTGGGAAAACATGATACTGAATAATGCTTCTATGAAAATCAATAGGATAATCAAATAGACTTACAGAGACTATTGGGTAAAATATAATTGTcttaaactgtctgtgtgtatgtgtgtgtgtgtgtgtgtgtgtgtgcgtgtgtgtgtgtgtgtgtgtgtgtgtgtgcgtaaatgaatatatataaataagGTTCTATCCTGGAAACTAACTTCCCTCACATGATTCTAATATACCAGTGAATCAGCAAGAGAACATCtggtacactcacacactcacacacacacacacacacacactggcacaaacACTGCACATGATCCCAATTGCAAGACACAAAAAAACTCAGGCACACACGCTTATATTCCCAACCACATACAaatacgcatgcatacacactctgcacacacaaggacacacacacagaagcatgccaagcaacacacacacacatacacacacacacacacacacacacacacacacacacaagcagtctCAGCATTGTCTCCTGACAGCAGACGCTATCTTGTTCTTTCactcacagaaagagagagagagggagagagagagacagagagagacagagagagagagagggagagagacagagagagagggagagagagacagagagagagagagggagagagagacagagagagagagagggagagagagagacacacacacacacagagagagacagagagagagagaggcagagacagagggagagagggagagagacagagagagagggagagacagagagagagagagggagggagagagagagacacacacacagagagacagagagagagagagagagagaggcagagacagagggagagagggaggaagagggagagagagagagagagaggatgagagagactCTTGACACTTTCTGCTAATGAAACACATCAGATAGAGTTTGACATTTTGACTTGAAAACGATCACTTGACCTTATGTGAACTGTTGTATGGGGGCCAACTGATGGAAGCGAACAAGGacttagatacacacacacacacacacaactgtgatACAATTATCAcctgctagtgtgtgtgtgtgtgtgtgtatgagacagaCCCATTGACCCAGTTTAAAAGCCTGTATGAAGTGTCTCCAGTGTCTCCGGTGCAGAGCCATCACTGGCCGCCGGTCTAAAGTCCGTCTCTCCAACAGCTGCAGTCTGACTTCTTCATGTAAATGACGGCTCTTATCAGCAGTCATGTGGCTCAACACCCATATGCTCAGCATGAGGAGACAGAAGATAaactgccctgtgtgtgtgtgtgtgtgtgtgtgtgtgagagagagagagaagagggaagtgTTTCCCAAGGTATGCACATCAAATTACGTTccatgagggagagagactgacagtATAGCGAGGGATTAtaagcaaaacacaaagagcgTTTCTTTTCATAACACCTCAAATACAGCAGGACATTTTCCACTTGTAGGTAATGGGATGTAGTGGATGGCTAAACCCACCTGAAGtcagtttacacacctttttatgTGCAGAATAGAGTATTTAGGCGGACACACATACTTCATCGTAAGTGGCGTCAAACTGAGGATATTGTCTTATAAGGGATAAAAAGCATAGAAAGTGGAATAGATTTTTTTGGAAACACTTTATCTGGATAGTGCAACATTGCTAGCTTCAGGCAACAGAAAGTAGATTTTCAACAGGGTCACGTTttccatatcaaggacccctaactTAGTACACAGTAGGACCCCCATTTcataagattttgtctcttggatgcaaatctgagaatgtttttattgttagatataattttgtccagaatcccatgactgtctgtattgtatgtagagagataacagtgaaaccaTGACCAAAACTGTCATTCTTCTACAGTCTCTAATTGTATTAACCTCTTGTAAATGAcataatgaagtttaacaattcagggaccgctggtggtccccggaccccacattgagaaccactgtataACCTATAGACTATCTACTGTAGCCTATATCTATAGACTAATATTGACTCTATTGTACCATCTGAAACTCGGATAGACTTTcaaatgacacattatagtcactttatAGCAAGTTCACTATCAGCACTGGACTATCCAAACAAAGTGTGACCGATTTGTCACCTACAttgtatttaccactacatcccGTGCATGCATGGAGTCACACCGGACTGAGTTTTACGCACCGGCGATGTCCCACAGCTGCAGCCGCACCACCGTCTTGTGATCCCAGTTGAGCACTTTGAGGGCGAAGTCAACTCCGATCGTGGCCCGGTAATGCTGCGAGAAGATCTGATGCACGTACCGCTTTATAATGGACGTTTTCCCGACTCCCAGGTCCCCGATGACCAACACTTTGAGCAAGCGCTCCTGCTGCATCATGGTGAGTGTTTATGAGATTGTGTTGCCAAATCAGACCGGTACGGGCTCCTATTACACCATCGGTTCcgcatgtgaaaaacaaagtcaGTGAGCTTGTTGCAAAATCTGGAGGGTTTGACGAGTGACAGCAGCTCTGTTTGGTCTGCaggggggaaacagagagataatcctcttagtttttttttttaataaacaaatGAGCCATGCACTGCCTTAAGGACAAACAACAGGAATCCTGTAATCAATTTTAGAAGGAAGCTACCATACAAATGTCACCTCAACATTAATATCATGCAGCAGTGggtcaaaaaaatcaaaaacaagtAAATCATATAGGTTGGAAATGCCAAATAACTAAGTATGGCAGTGTCACTAATAGCCTaaattcactattgagtaccacagacacactacagcTCACTatagtattataggaataatatCGTGATACCATATGAGTAGATGGGCAACGATAAGAACACTTTAAtcagcacagacacactataaatccctataggaatattacaggaatattataatataataataataataataataataataataataataataataatatattatagtAGGCTACTGATTCTGTCAAATTACCGTCTCA
This region of Centroberyx gerrardi isolate f3 chromosome 23, fCenGer3.hap1.cur.20231027, whole genome shotgun sequence genomic DNA includes:
- the LOC139911263 gene encoding ras-related protein Rab-38 — protein: MMQQERLLKVLVIGDLGVGKTSIIKRYVHQIFSQHYRATIGVDFALKVLNWDHKTVVRLQLWDIAGQERYGNMTRVYYREAVGALVVFDMTRLSTFQAILKWKGDLDSKVALGNGRPVPAVLLANKCDQRRQGLCSKMPKLESFSRDHGFVGWYETSAKDNTNIDAAITCLVENIMTVEEERAASGAARSEADASVLVLPRFDYNMKEKGLTGCSGCPGLKPRDRDDD